In one Mus caroli chromosome 14, CAROLI_EIJ_v1.1, whole genome shotgun sequence genomic region, the following are encoded:
- the LOC110309483 gene encoding granzyme E, with protein MPPVLILLTLLLPLGAGAEEIIGGHEVKPHSRPYMAFVKSVDIEGNRRYCGGFLVQDDFVLTAAHCRNRTMTVTLGAHNIKAKEETQQIIPVAEAIPHPDYNVTAFSSDIMLLKLERKAKRTKAVRPLKLPRPNAQVKPGDVCSVAGWGXRSINXTKXSXXLREVQLIIQKDQKCKRRFRPYTETTEICAGDLKKIKTPFKGDSGGPLVCDNQAYGVFAYAKNRTISSGVFTKVVHFLPWISRNMKLL; from the exons AGGAGATCATCGGTGGACATGAGGTGAAGCCACACTCCCGCCCCTACATGGCGTTTGTTAAGTCTGTGGATATTGAAGGTAATAGGAGATACTGTGGTGGCTTCTTGGTTCAAGATGACTTTGTGCTGACTGCTGCTCACTGCAGGAACAG GACAATGACAGTCACACTGGGGGCCCACAACATCAAGGCTAAGGAGGAGACACAGCAGATCATCCCTGTGGCAGAAGCCATTCCCCATCCAGATTATAATGTCACTGCCTTCTCCAGTGACATCATGCTGTTAAAG CTGGAGAGGAAGGCCAAGAGAACTAAAGCTGTGAGGCCCCTCAAGTTGCCCAGACCCAATGCCCAGGTGAAGCCAGGGGATGTGTGCAGTGTGGCTGGCTGGGGGTNAAGGTCCATCAATGNCACTAAANNATCTNCCCNCCTNCGAGAGGTTCAACTGATCATCCAGAAGGACCAGAAATGCAAAAGGCGTTTCCGACCCTACACTGAGACCACAGAGATTTGTGCTGGAgacttgaagaaaataaagactccTTTCAAG GGTGACTCGGGGGGACCCCTCGTATGTGACAACCAAGCATATGGAGTTTTCGCCTATGCAAAAAACAGAACAATCTCTTCAGGAGTCTTCACTAAGGTCGTGCACTTCCTGCCGTGGATAAGCAGGAACATGAAGCTGCTCTAA